A window of Plasmodium malariae genome assembly, chromosome: 5 contains these coding sequences:
- the PmUG01_05040300 gene encoding uncharacterized protein, with product MYIYKIFCKKNVCLLLFVLLLQITIVDCKEEKNVKFSVANIWPIKGKEGGGTYINDVTISSSDSGSSYRSGSSNKDSTDSDKAPVLALDNNNQKKPIKEGGISRKKEKQTIQNKSSETANNTQITHHKKSINEGVSSEPVKGEPLKKDLVMEVKKGPVMEVKKGLGIESKKDAIIESKKDAIIESKKDAIIESKKDAIIKQKRCNNKSKKRCNNRIKKRCNNRIKKRRNNRIKKRCNNKSKKRCNNKSKKRCNNRIKKRCNNKSKKRCSNKSNHRRKNKRKKGSTKRLKKKSSFFQIIKGIFSKKKEKETPKTLMEYIRYKNERLLKLELERGRKDTIKGIYKKLFLTTTLLLFYITLLPVLVYLYSSYKCREAIMQQYNNNPDRRIVPTNYDFGGDEPTVKIGGVRLTKCRHYVTSGKKGFSFILGRHKGQSYGNYLAITIFKSFLNDEKLKLVQIIYHQNLRKIRISNVCNYEMVRKYHSCDSHKEKKKRKKKRSNGTDVT from the exons atgtacatatataagatTTTTTGTAAGAAAAATGTTTGCTTGCTTTTATTTGTACTACTTTTGCAAATAACTATTGTAGACTGCaaagaagagaaaaacgTAAAATTTTCAGTTGCTAACATATGGCCGATTAAGGGAAAAGAAGGGGGAGGAACATATATCAATGATGTAACGATTAGTAGTAGTGATAGTGGAAGTAGTTATAGGAGTGGTAGTAGTAACAAGGACAGCACAGACAGCGATAAGGCGCCCGTGCTCGCTTTAGACAACAATAATCAGAAGAAGCCCATAAAAGAAGGGGGAATTTCCcgcaaaaaggaaaaacaaacaaTTCAGAACAAGTCCAGTGAAACAGCCAATAATACTCAAATAACTCACCacaaaaaaagcataaatgAAGGGGTTTCAAGTGAGCCAGTAAAAGGAGAACCCTTAAAAAAAGACCTAGTAATGGAGGTAAAAAAAGGCCCAGTAATGGAGGTAAAAAAAGGCCTAGGAATAGAATCAAAAAAAGACGCAATAATAGAATCAAAAAAAGATGCAATAATAGAATCAAAAAAAGACGCAATAATAGAATCAAAAAAAGATGCaataataaagcaaaaaagatgcaataataaaagcaaaaaaagatGCAATAATAGAATCAAAAAAAGATGCAATAATAGAATCAAAAAAAGACGCAATAATAGAATCAAAAAAAGATGCaataataaaagcaaaaaaagatgcaataataaaagcaaaaaaagatGCAATAATAGAATCAAAAAAAGATGCaataataaaagcaaaaaaagatGCAGTAATAAAAGCAATCATAGACGCAAAAATAAGCGCAAAAAAGGATCAACAAAAAGACTTAAAAAA aaaagttcatttttccaaataattaaaggtattttttcaaaaaaaaaagaaaaagaaacacCAAAAACGTTAATGGAATATATcagatataaaaatgaaagattattaaaattagaattagAAAGAGGGCGTAAAGATACAATAAAaggtatttataaaaaattatttctgaCAACCactcttttattattttatataactcTACTACCTGTGCtcgtttatttatattcatcatATAAATGTAGAGAAGCCATAATGcaacaatataataacaacCCCGATAGAAGAATTGTACCAACTAACTACGATTTTGGAGGAGATGAACCTACTGTGAAAATTGGAGGTGTACGTTTAACTAAGTGCAGGCACTATGTTACTAGTGGAAAAAAGGGGTTTTCTTTTATCCTTGGAAGGCACAAAGGACAATCTTACGGTAATTACTTAGC TATAActatatttaaaagttttttaaatgatgaaaagttaaaacttgttcaaattatatatcatcaaaatttaagaaaaattagaatttCCAATGTGTGCAATTATGAAATGGTAAGGAAGTACCATTCCTGTGATAGCcataaagaaaagaagaaaagaaagaaaaaacgaAGCAATGGAACAGACGTCACATAg
- a CDS encoding early transcribed membrane protein gives MKLTRVFYIIAFLLTIKILVPGFNNVEVEAKNPVADAKSVKKVDDDIQRKQRNQKILLISSVATSVAIILGSLLGGLGYYKQKKIRGGNVPAAPVKHTGTKLEGKPSSDDTKLSSTGSQGTTTLSTNTSTGPSKTYTNSF, from the coding sequence atgaaattaaccagagtattttatatcattgcCTTCCTCTTAACCATCAAGATTTTAGTACCTGGATTCAACAATGTTGAAGTTGAAGCAAAGAATCCAGTTGCTGATGCCAAATCTGTAAAGAAAGTAGATGATGATATCCaaagaaaacaaagaaaTCAGAAAATTTTGCTCATATCATCCGTAGCCACAAGTGTAGCTATAATCTTAGGTAGTTTATTAGGAGGCTTAGGCTATTacaaacaaaagaaaatcaGAGGAGGAAATGTACCAGCTGCACCAGTAAAACACACAGGAACTAAACTAGAAGGAAAACCATCATCAGATGATACAAAGCTATCTTCAACTGGTAGTCAAGGAACCACAACTTTAAGCACCAACACTTCAACCGGTCCATCAAAAACATATACTAATTCCTTTTAA
- the PmUG01_05040600 gene encoding uncharacterized protein codes for MAIQQGLKRGLFSTAASGLSNHLHRNGIININSGDYKLIIVLMLVTSQRRRGMDNDHINRAGNNNNEDSSSDSGYKTDSEDKEKGN; via the exons ATGGCAATACAACAGGGCTTGAAACGTGGGTTATTTTCAACTGCTGCATCAGGGTTAAGTAATCATTTACATAGAAAtggtattattaatataaactcAGGGGATTATAAACTAATTATTGTTTTGATGCTTGTTACG TCTCAAAGAAGAAGGGGAATGGATAATGACCACATAAATAGGGCTGGTAATAACAACAATGAGGATTCATCATCTGATTCGGGTTATAAGACAGATTCAGAAgataaggaaaaaggaaactAG
- the PmUG01_05040800 gene encoding uncharacterized protein, whose product MILLRIALFLLHIVVYLCSERKNKNIILINDETSSLNNTTQCSQDVHFAFKKELYKYCVEHDIKNTESHVYIQKKENNRWISQSELLGKFYKIKPVSIFNFVDDNQIILIICEYINNDKTNTKDCYRWSSQDGTTFTKENVVIDNDIFNNKNYSSYSSAPLKISNKTYLLICGTHSNQLKNNKNEDHLASCTASDDDGRNWRTQIKINYSGFQADSPFFALTPHIFNDELGFYFYTGVNISTKSTGGQYIACSVDNGTNISFNCNDVNLFKENKLLQNITKLSDHYLTNYIDKDYLDLCYLYYTKENAIMIGSPKHIYNDHKCYNSSIIKEDESTFFFTYYKGHGLQNMHSIHYTQYD is encoded by the exons ATGATTTTACTAAGAATAGCATTATTCCTCCTGCATATTGTAGTTTATCTCTGTAgtgaaagaaaaaacaagaaCATCATTCTTATAAATGATGAAACGTCCAGTTTAAATAATACCACACAGTGTTCACAGGATGTTCATTTTGCATTTAAAAAGgagttatataaatattgcgTTGAacatgatataaaaaatacagaatcacatgtatatatacagaaaaaagaaaacaatagATGGATATCACAATCAGAATTATtaggaaaattttataaaattaaacctgtatctatttttaattttgtggATGATAATCAAattatacttataatttgcgaatatataaacaatgaCAAAACTAATACTAAGGATTGTTACCGTTGGAGTAGCCAAGATGGGACTACATTtacaaaagaaaatgtaGTCATAGataatgatatttttaataataaaaactattCATCTTATTCATCCGCtcctttaaaaatttctaataaaacttatttattaatttgtgGTACACATTCTAatcaattaaaaaacaataaaaacgAAGATCACTTGGCATCTTGCACTGCCAGTGATGATGATGGAAGAAATTGGAG AACACAAATTAAAATCAACTATTCCGGATTTCAAGCGGACAGCCCATTTTTTGCCCTAACACCTCACATATTCAACGACGAGTTaggcttttatttttacacagGAGTAAATATTAGTACTAAGAGTACGGGTGGACAATATATAGCTTGTTCTGTTGATAATGGGACGAATATATCATTCAATTGTAATGATGTTAAtctttttaaagaaaataaattattacaaaatattacaaagTTGAGTGATCATTACTTGACTAATTATATAGATAAAGATTATTTAGATTTAtgttatttgtattatacgAAAGAAAATGCAATTATGATAGGCTCCccaaaacatatatataatgatcaTAAATGCTATAACAGTTCCATCATAAAAGAAGATGaatctacatttttttttacttattataaGGGGCATGGATTACAAAATATGCACTCAATTCACTATACACAGTATGACTAA
- the PmUG01_05040900 gene encoding Plasmodium exported protein (PHIST), unknown function, with amino-acid sequence MEYSSSEFSDADSCIYSSVKTLDRERCNNIISPFLYRKPKKKRGIKNALSKLFTASLLSNSLYPTPSGQEITAGNRIFDTKLRISRRDKIQMDGNYRNIVDRLKKEKEINELSDNCSDTAETSSYTSGENEYDSVNSFGDSLDESVDDESMEFQMEDIKILKDNKIIEDHEIPYSCKASDFNYNISEEDLDDILNHLIDPLKYRQMFVLFNYVHNIQRNKCLQMQDILKKYCEYLGKEKNLPDEIINKIWAKNCSYMISEILKKDFADFNSLNGMLKLGSVQRYEFANFLNDTKLSWETFTREMDNKLMEMIYIDIERGSIEGDDLMKSDS; translated from the exons atggaatATAGCAGCAGTGAGTTTTCTGATGCAGATTCATGCATTTATTCATCGGTAAAAACATTAGATAGGGAACGGTGTAATAACATcatttctccttttttatatagaaaaccaaaaaaaaagaggggTATTAAAAATGCTTTATCTAAATTATTTACGGCATCTTTGTTATCCAATTCGTTATACCCAACGCCAAGT GGACAAGAAATAACGGCAGGCAATAGAATATTTGATACCAAATTACGCATTAGTCGTCGtgataaaatacaaatgGATGGAAATTATAGAAACATAGTAGATCGtttgaaaaaggaaaaggaaattaaTGAACTAAGTGATAACTGTAGTGATACAGCAGAAACGTCATCCTATACTTCAGGGGAAAACGAATATGATAGTGTTAATAGCTTCGGTGATAGTTTGGATGAGAGTGTTGATGATGAGTCGATGGAATTCCAAATGGAGGATATAAAGATATTGAaagataacaaaataatagaaGACCATGAAATTCCATATAGTTGTAAAGCATCagattttaattataatatatctgAAGAAGATTTAGATGATATATTGAATCATTTAATTGATCCTTTAAAGTATAGACAGatgtttgttttatttaattatgttcataatattcaaagaaaTAAGTGTCTTCAAATGCaagatattttaaaaaagtattgtGAATATTTgggaaaagagaaaaatttacctgatgaaataattaataaaatatgggCAAAAAATTGTTCATACATGATAAgtgaaatattgaaaaaggaCTTTGCTgattttaattctttaaatGGGATGTTAAAACTTGGATCAGTTCAACGTTATGAATTTGCtaactttttaaatgataCAAAATTATCCTGGGAAACATTTACACGAGAAATGGACAATAAATTGATGGAAATGATATATATCGATATAGAACGTGGGTCCATTGAGGGGGATGACTTAATGAAATCCGACTCCTAA
- the PmUG01_05041000 gene encoding tryptophan-rich antigen: MTQSLHYNMPPAIEFHPGLLGKTEEWKDNEWNKWLGNIEVEWNEFYNTIENEKMKWLVGKEKDWNDFIKFMESKWMHYHENLENIKSDILKKSLTLDENEWKEWMTTEGKELMEKDWKNWINDNESYLDVWSVKEWLKWKNQRIVTWIMTDWKCEEDKYWSKWEESWARSVNLQDRANWLNWRERLNKEMVQWNSWVMNKEQYIRENRSNNWSKWKNDKQIMFNLWMESFINSWIREKQWFIWVKERNHHFSRAKYVTYK; the protein is encoded by the coding sequence ATGACCCAAAGCCTTCATTATAATATGCCCCCAGCCATAGAATTTCACCCAGGACTCTTAGGTAAAACAGAAGAGTGGAAGGACAATGAGTGGAACAAATGGCTAGGGAATATTGAAGTAGAATGGaatgaattttataataccATAGAAAACGAAAAGATGAAATGGCTAGTTGGAAAGGAAAAGGATTGGAATgactttataaaatttatggaATCAAAATGGATGCATTATCatgaaaatttagaaaatataaaatcagatattttgaaaaaatctTTAACATTAGATGAAAATGAATGGAAAGAATGGATGACAACAGAAGGAAAAGAGTTAATGGAAAAAGATTGGAAAAACTGGATTAATGACAATGAATCATATTTAGATGTATGGAGTGTCAAAGAATGGCTAAAGTGGAAAAATCAAAGAATTGTTACGTGGATTATGACTGACTGGAAATGTGAAGAAGATAAATACTGGTCGAAATGGGAAGAAAGTTGGGCCAGATCAGTAAATTTACAAGATAGAGCTAATTGGCTAAATTGGAGAGAAAGACTTAATAAAGAAATGGTTCAGTGGAATAGTTGGGTTATGAATAAAGAACAGTATATTAGAGAAAATAGATCTAATAATTGGTctaaatggaaaaatgatAAACAAATTATGTTTAACCTATGGATGGAgtcttttattaattcatgGATAAGAGAAAAACAATGGTTTATATGGGTTAAAGAGAGAAACCACCATTTTTCTCGAGCAAAGTATGTAACGTATAAGtaa
- the PmUG01_05041100 gene encoding tryptophan-rich antigen: MNNDYVVHEAPEYPDHSSLQTRKKKTKIKQESLGAIAYEQKLVKKSEHMKKCLWVNWLNRLEMDWRNFHYSLLEKKENWLREKENDWEVLVKYIESRWNRHDELMNLSYKYYILKISVTWNENQWEEWIRSEAKHLIQIEWENFVYENEYYLDLWIFNNWTQWKDEKIMSWQMQNWKLNEDKYWAKMAKHKWSKSLFSKIKSNLIEWNKRKRTEKKQWEKWVHKKQNFYMNNNEWDIWIQWKEHKMFLLNELKESLVKKWMDEKKWITLIEERPNINLQNNKHVFDNDNNFVRIDSDVS, from the exons atgaaCAATGATTATGTGGTTCATGAAGCACCAGAATATCCTGATCATTCATCATTACaa acaagaaaaaaaaagacaaaaataaaacaggAATCTTTGGGGGCAATAGCGTATGAGCAAAAACTGGTAAAAAAATCGgaacatatgaaaaaatgtcTATGGGTTAATTGGTTAAATAGATTAGAAATGGACTGGAGGAATTTCCACTATTCCTTAttagagaaaaaagaaaattggttaagagaaaaagaaaacgaTTGGGAAGTTTTAGTTAAATATATCGAAAGTAGATGGAACCGGCATGATGAACTTATgaatttatcatataaatattatattttgaaaatatcaGTAACATGGAACGAAAATCAATGGGAGGAATGGATTAGATCTGAAGCAAAACATTTAATCCAAATAGAATGggaaaattttgtatatgaAAATGAGTATTATTTAGACTTATGGATTTTTAATAATTGGACTCAGTGgaaagatgaaaaaattatgtcaTGGCAAATGCAAAACTGGAAACTTAATGAAGATAAATATTGGGCAAAAATGGCAAAACATAAATGGTCCAAATCGCTatttagtaaaattaaatcaaATTTAATTGAATGGAACAAAAGGAAGAGAACAGAAAAGAAACAATGGGAAAAATGGGTtcataaaaaacaaaacttttatatgaataataatgaatGGGATATATGGATACAATGGAAAGAACACAAAATGTTTTTGCTTAATGAATTAAAGGAGTCCCTTGTTAAAAAGTGGATGGATGAGAAAAAGTGGATTACCTTAATTGAAGAAAGAcctaatataaatttacaaaataacaaACATGTAtttgataatgataataattttgtaagAATAGATTCTGATGTTTCATAA
- the PmUG01_05041200 gene encoding tryptophan-rich antigen has product MEAIKENIQDIVPNPTSLRELSLKYKDRLLTNINVDYFILALGVTLSAITSVMFYNYITLKRKNSIKDKTSKEAIESKEDGTKEVAKDEAKDGAKDKAEDEAEDEAREKEKGIEKTDKWKKEEWFKWLKQLEEDWKIFFSKIEHEKNIWLKEKEEDWKQWLILLDNKWMHYNPNMEKEFNTNVLQKSANWTEAHWKKWMLTEGILYIDLEWKKWIYEKHAQLDQQIVKQWIKWKKDKIVSWLTTDWKRDEQEHWDEFENKKWTKWFCLSEMKNLDEFKERINKEWEDWFSWVKVKDNIFINFILNDWLDWKDDNYAMFSEWMELFVKKWINEKQWTVWEQEKGNAQIQKESPCSLVNNEQSS; this is encoded by the exons atggaggcaattaaagaaaatatacaaGATATTGTACCTAATCCCACAAGTCTTCGGGaattatcattaaaatataaggaTAGGTTGTTAACAAATATTAATGttgattattttattttagctTTGGGTGTAACGTTAAGTGCTATAACGTCTGTTATgttttacaattatattactttg AAACGAAAGAACTCAATTAAAGATAAAACTTCAAAGGAAGCTATTGAATCGAAGGAAGATGGAACAAAGGAAGTAGCAAAGGATGAAGCAAAGGATGGAGCAAAGGATAAAGCAGAGGATGAAGCAGAGGATGAAGCaagagaaaaggaaaaagggaTAGAGAAAACAGATAAATGGAAAAAGGAAGAATGGTTTAAATGGTTGAAGCAGTTGGAGGAGGActggaaaatttttttttcaaagatagaacacgaaaaaaatatatggcttaaagaaaaagaagaggatTGGAAACAGTGGTTAATATTGTTAGATAATAAATGGATGCATTATAATCCaaatatggaaaaagaatttaataCCAATGTTTTACAAAAATCTGCAAATTGGACAGAGGCTCACTGGAAAAAATGGATGTTAACAGaaggaatattatatattgacttagaatggaaaaaatggatTTATGAAAAGCATGCTCAGTTAGATCAACAAATTGTAAAACAGTGGAtcaaatggaaaaaagataaaattgtTTCATGGTTAACAACTGATTGGAAACGTGATGAACAAGAACATTGGGAtgaatttgaaaataaaaagtggACCAAATGGTTTTGTTTATCAGAAATGAAGAATTTAGATGAATTTAAAGAAAGAATTAATAAGGAATGGGAAGATTGGTTTTCTTGGGTGAAGGttaaagataatatattcattaatttcATATTAAATGATTGGTTAGACTGGAAAGACGATAATTACGCGATGTTTAGTGAATGGATGGAATTGTTTGttaaaaaatggataaatgAAAAGCAGTGGACTGTATGGGAACAAGAGAAAGGAAATGCACAAATTCAGAAAGAAAGTCCATGTTCTTTAGTAAATAATGAACAATCAAGTTAA
- the PmUG01_05041300 gene encoding tryptophan-rich antigen, with product MYTNANTNTNTRALINNTMNLSVILYIIFLSIILSAAPTFYVNTSNTTNELKSSLIFKKNNGQLTETWKTREWNKWMKNMDVFYELFSMNVEEKISYWEWMKQRSWNEWLKFMNNKWSHYNENIYVEYRSEVFWICKSWVDTNWTEWIEKNGKSYMTIDWEKWIQEVHSSFCKLVINEWDQWTKEKINEWNTSKWKLEEDEYWDINGNNNDRKKKIIKDWLNYYRWRKRINRESDEWVTWIKEREERYKNHCNNIWLEWEKSKIILFGDWMNSFIKRWIIKKQWNVWLNEKHNYVQERIKRYNKKKKRKY from the exons ATGTATACAAATGCGAATACCAATACGAATACAa GGgcattaattaataataccaTGAATTTATCTGTTATtctgtatattatattcttatcTATCATTTTAAGTGCTGCTCCT actttttatgtaaatacgAGTAACACTACAAATGAACTAAAAagttctttaatttttaagaaaaataatggaCAATTAACAGAAACATGGAAAACAAGAGAGTGGAATAAATGGATGAAAAACATGGATGTCTTTTATGAACTTTTCTCAATGAatgtagaagaaaaaataagttattgGGAATGGATGAAACAACGTTCATGGAATGAATGgttaaaatttatgaataataaatggTCGCATTATAACGAAAACATTTATGTAGAATATAGATCAGAAGTATTCTGGATATGTAAAAGTTGGGTTGATACTAATTGGACAGAATGGATCgaaaaaaatgggaaaagtTATATGACAATAGATTGGGAAAAATGGATTCAAGAAGTTCATTCTTCTTTTTGTAAACTAGTTATTAATGAGTGGGATCAATGGACAAAGgagaaaataaatgaatggaaTACAAGTAAGTGGAAACTTGAGGAAGATGAATATTGGGATATCAATGGAAATAATAACGACaggaagaagaaaattataaaagattggttaaattattacaggtggagaaaaagaataaataggGAATCGGATGAATGGGTTACATGGATTAAGGAACGGGaagaaagatataaaaaCCATTGCAACAATATATGGTTAGAATgggaaaaaagtaaaattattctttttggTGATTGGAtgaattcttttattaaacGATGGATAATAAAGAAGCAGTGGAATGTATGGCTTAATGAGAAGCATAATTACGTACAAGAACGAATAAAAagatacaataaaaaaaaaaaaagaaaatattaa